The following are from one region of the Fibrobacter succinogenes genome:
- the dnaE gene encoding DNA polymerase III subunit alpha, protein MAFVHLQTHSEFSILQASARLDDILAAAAAENAPAVALTDHGAMFGILEIQTRGKDLNKKRKEQGLPPVKTVYGCHIYVDTPSASQKDPTTFERLTLLVENEKGYYNLLRIVSYRYEDGDRWAEIPSVPLDTIEQFKEGVIAIAGDFFSRYGQNVAAGRDSLALEYMDRLNQIFDHDHLYISVCDNGIPQQKRVNEFNVELAKKYGREVVAVGDVHYIKPEDATAHKILRCISLKVTLNGFEDKRFPTEKFYFRTEKEMVELFGHIPGAIENTVKIAERCNFTVKTGIGDEFWPRFKIPDEFLASDEYQSIKSIMKAEYDAEYPVVRERELKGVIKDRKKKVKANYCAEKGVAEDALTDEDNAEIDRLSQPEFFDEDDQKALKKNVHRWCKPGGDADIYITHLCNERLKWRFPDEDFKFPAHETDVGKRMYKELNCIRNMNVAGYLLIVWDFINWSREHGIPVGPGRGSAAGSLVTYIIGITDIDPLTFDLLFERFLNPERVSMPDIDTDFADRDRGRVIQYVTDKYGKECVGQIITYGMLKSKAVITDVARVLGIPPAEAKAITKLFPQRTLNFSLKQAWTGKDKKGNNLEDGYSPEPLQAMIGSRASYQNLWDVAKRLEDLPRQTGVHACGVVITPTPIYNLAPLYRAAPEDTPVVMYDKHYAEDIGLLKMDFLGLINLSIIQDTVKMVEQNRNIKLVMNKIPIDDKATFDLLGKGLTTTVFQFESPGMQKYLRELKPTRIFDLIAMNALYRPGPIDQIPHFIARKNGKEEIDCYHPDLEQVLGETYGVIVYQEQVMKLAQILGGYSLGGADNIRRIMAKKMPEKMAKLEPEFFQKCLDKGYDKAMIQKVWDAVLPFCGYAFNKSHAAAYAYVAYQTAYLKTHYGPEYMAASMTSKMGKTEDTVTIILECKRLGIEVLSPNINTSLGVFSANTKGQILYGLAGIRNVGIAVVEDVVAERERRGIYKDIFDFCKRVTEYQAAQPEKRPPLNKKVLECLIMAGALDDLPGSRAVQCATVDRALEVAMRSQEDKVKGQVSLFDLGGPAAMPNTAEVLEEAEEWTAMEMLNKERSVLGLFLSGHPLDEFRPELQGFTSCSLSEDEITRYVGDTVVVGGVVIRMRSIETKRGDTIGSGAIQDFHGEVEMFFKKDVWERLRDSVSIDDRVLVKGVLEQQRDRDGYQIIVEEVIQLDRVRCDMVSHIHVSLYSGMLTDEFLDKLEVEMKANLADEYSRGCEFVFHLETESGFEHVVLLKKYKVVYTQDLLQWLRTDLGALKVWVSNRAKR, encoded by the coding sequence ATGGCGTTCGTTCATTTACAGACTCATTCCGAATTTTCGATTTTGCAGGCTTCGGCCCGACTTGATGATATTTTGGCGGCTGCCGCAGCAGAAAATGCACCTGCCGTTGCGTTGACGGACCATGGTGCCATGTTTGGGATTTTGGAAATCCAGACACGCGGAAAAGATTTGAACAAAAAGCGTAAGGAACAGGGTCTCCCGCCGGTCAAAACCGTTTACGGTTGCCACATTTACGTGGATACGCCGAGCGCAAGCCAGAAAGATCCAACGACTTTTGAACGTTTGACGCTCCTTGTCGAAAACGAAAAAGGCTATTACAACCTGCTCCGCATCGTGAGTTACCGTTACGAAGATGGGGACCGCTGGGCTGAAATTCCGTCTGTTCCGCTCGATACGATTGAACAGTTCAAGGAAGGCGTTATTGCGATTGCAGGTGACTTCTTTAGCCGCTATGGGCAGAATGTGGCTGCAGGGCGCGATTCCTTGGCGCTTGAATACATGGACCGCCTGAATCAGATTTTTGATCACGACCATCTGTACATTTCTGTTTGCGACAACGGGATTCCGCAGCAAAAGCGCGTCAATGAATTTAACGTAGAACTGGCAAAGAAGTATGGGCGAGAAGTGGTGGCGGTAGGCGATGTCCATTATATCAAGCCTGAAGACGCTACGGCTCACAAGATCTTGCGCTGTATTTCGCTCAAGGTGACGCTCAACGGTTTTGAGGACAAACGTTTCCCGACGGAAAAATTCTATTTCCGCACCGAGAAAGAAATGGTGGAATTGTTCGGGCATATTCCGGGCGCCATCGAAAATACGGTCAAGATAGCCGAACGCTGTAACTTTACTGTGAAAACCGGTATCGGTGACGAGTTCTGGCCGCGTTTCAAGATTCCTGATGAGTTCCTTGCTTCGGATGAATACCAGAGCATCAAATCCATCATGAAGGCGGAATACGATGCAGAATATCCGGTTGTGCGTGAACGCGAACTCAAGGGCGTTATCAAGGACCGCAAAAAGAAGGTCAAGGCAAATTACTGTGCCGAAAAAGGCGTTGCCGAAGATGCGCTGACCGACGAAGACAATGCCGAAATCGATCGTTTGTCGCAGCCGGAATTTTTTGATGAAGATGACCAGAAGGCTTTGAAGAAAAATGTGCATCGCTGGTGCAAACCGGGTGGCGATGCCGATATCTATATCACACACCTTTGCAATGAACGCCTCAAGTGGCGATTCCCCGACGAAGATTTTAAGTTCCCGGCTCACGAAACAGATGTGGGCAAGCGCATGTACAAGGAACTGAACTGTATCCGCAACATGAACGTCGCAGGCTACTTGCTCATTGTTTGGGACTTCATCAACTGGTCTCGTGAACACGGTATTCCCGTGGGTCCGGGGCGTGGTTCTGCCGCTGGTTCCCTGGTCACTTACATCATCGGTATTACCGACATTGACCCGCTTACATTCGATCTCCTTTTTGAACGATTCCTGAACCCGGAACGTGTGTCCATGCCGGATATCGATACGGACTTTGCAGACCGTGACCGCGGCCGCGTGATCCAGTACGTGACGGATAAGTACGGCAAGGAGTGCGTGGGCCAGATTATTACCTACGGCATGCTCAAGTCGAAGGCGGTGATTACGGACGTGGCCCGCGTGCTCGGGATTCCGCCTGCCGAAGCGAAGGCCATTACGAAGCTCTTCCCGCAGCGCACGTTGAACTTTAGCTTAAAGCAGGCCTGGACGGGTAAAGACAAGAAGGGCAATAACCTGGAAGATGGTTACAGCCCGGAACCGTTGCAGGCGATGATTGGCAGCCGCGCAAGCTACCAGAACCTTTGGGACGTTGCTAAAAGACTTGAAGATTTGCCGCGCCAGACGGGCGTGCATGCTTGCGGCGTGGTGATTACGCCGACTCCGATTTACAACCTTGCGCCTTTGTATCGTGCCGCGCCCGAAGATACTCCGGTGGTGATGTACGATAAGCACTACGCCGAAGACATCGGGCTTTTGAAGATGGACTTCCTTGGGCTTATCAACTTGTCCATCATTCAAGATACGGTGAAGATGGTCGAACAGAACCGCAACATCAAGCTGGTGATGAATAAGATCCCGATTGATGACAAGGCAACGTTCGATCTTTTGGGCAAGGGTCTTACCACAACGGTGTTCCAGTTCGAATCTCCGGGTATGCAGAAGTACCTGCGCGAACTGAAGCCGACGCGAATCTTTGACCTTATCGCTATGAATGCCCTGTACCGACCGGGGCCGATTGACCAGATTCCGCACTTTATTGCGCGTAAAAACGGTAAGGAAGAAATCGACTGCTACCATCCGGACTTGGAGCAGGTGCTTGGCGAAACGTACGGCGTTATCGTTTATCAGGAACAGGTGATGAAACTGGCCCAGATTCTGGGTGGTTATTCGCTGGGTGGTGCTGACAACATCCGCCGTATCATGGCAAAGAAGATGCCGGAAAAGATGGCAAAGCTCGAACCGGAGTTCTTCCAGAAGTGCTTGGACAAGGGCTACGACAAGGCGATGATCCAGAAAGTCTGGGACGCTGTGCTCCCGTTCTGCGGATACGCATTTAACAAGAGCCACGCTGCTGCTTACGCTTACGTTGCTTACCAGACGGCGTACCTCAAGACGCATTACGGTCCGGAATACATGGCCGCATCCATGACCTCTAAGATGGGCAAGACCGAAGATACGGTGACCATCATTTTGGAATGCAAGCGCTTGGGCATTGAAGTCTTGTCGCCGAACATCAACACGTCGTTGGGTGTATTCTCTGCCAATACCAAAGGTCAAATTCTTTACGGCCTTGCGGGCATCCGCAACGTGGGTATTGCTGTTGTCGAAGATGTGGTCGCGGAACGTGAACGCCGTGGCATCTACAAAGACATCTTTGATTTCTGCAAACGCGTGACGGAATACCAGGCCGCGCAACCGGAAAAGCGTCCGCCGCTCAATAAAAAGGTTTTGGAATGCTTGATCATGGCTGGCGCTTTGGACGACCTGCCGGGAAGCCGTGCCGTGCAATGCGCAACGGTGGACCGCGCTCTCGAAGTTGCGATGCGCAGTCAAGAAGACAAGGTGAAGGGCCAGGTCTCCTTGTTTGACTTGGGTGGCCCTGCTGCCATGCCGAATACTGCTGAAGTCTTGGAAGAAGCCGAAGAATGGACGGCGATGGAAATGCTCAACAAGGAACGCAGCGTGCTAGGCTTGTTCCTTTCTGGGCATCCGCTGGACGAGTTCCGCCCGGAATTGCAGGGATTTACGAGCTGCTCGCTTTCGGAAGATGAAATAACTCGCTATGTGGGCGATACGGTCGTTGTGGGTGGTGTCGTTATTCGCATGCGCTCCATCGAAACAAAGCGCGGTGATACGATTGGCTCTGGCGCTATCCAGGACTTCCATGGCGAAGTTGAAATGTTCTTCAAGAAGGATGTGTGGGAGCGTTTGCGCGATTCCGTTTCGATTGATGACCGCGTTCTTGTGAAGGGCGTTTTGGAGCAGCAACGCGACCGCGATGGCTATCAAATTATCGTCGAAGAAGTCATCCAGCTAGACAGAGTCCGTTGCGATATGGTGAGCCATATTCATGTTTCGCTATACTCGGGAATGCTAACGGACGAGTTTTTGGATAAGCTTGAGGTCGAAATGAAGGCCAATTTGGCCGACGAATACTCCCGTGGGTGCGAATTTGTGTTCCATTTGGAGACAGAATCTGGTTTTGAACATGTCGTTCTCTTAAAAAAATATAAAGTTGTATATACTCAGGATTTGTTGCAGTGGCTCAGAACCGATTTGGGCGCACTGAAGGTTTGGGTATCGAATCGTGCAAAACGTTAA
- a CDS encoding glycosyltransferase family 2 protein, with translation MVVDVGIINYNGGSELTECVKSLKAQSNPVRVFVFDNASTDDSIQILRNQGFDCKIIECAENLGYAGACNGLLAQMDSEIQVLCNMDLEFDPAWAENLLKCFERHPECGSVASLVMEKSGYVNAVGVLLGADLFAKNEGSGLDASDADIREKEVFGCYGAVMSFRKAAAQAVGQMDASFFLFFEETEWYFRHNLAGFKTVFCPEARVYHERSMTTVRYSPLKLFYSERNRLRSAIRLLPFVEILKLPVRGFVRYLNMAKGGVPGQSGDGKKLSKVAICKALAASWLQAMLAFPKEWAVRKQYERKYGNVTGKVRELLAAYPLQEK, from the coding sequence ATGGTAGTAGACGTTGGAATTATCAATTATAATGGTGGATCGGAACTTACGGAATGTGTCAAGAGCTTGAAGGCTCAGTCTAATCCGGTTCGGGTTTTTGTTTTTGATAACGCTTCGACGGATGATTCTATCCAGATTCTAAGAAATCAGGGGTTTGATTGCAAGATTATTGAGTGTGCTGAAAATTTGGGTTATGCGGGCGCCTGCAATGGACTCCTTGCGCAGATGGATTCCGAGATTCAGGTGCTTTGCAACATGGATTTGGAATTTGATCCTGCTTGGGCGGAAAACTTGCTCAAGTGCTTTGAGCGCCACCCGGAATGCGGTTCTGTGGCAAGCCTTGTGATGGAAAAAAGCGGCTACGTGAATGCGGTGGGCGTGTTGCTTGGCGCAGACCTTTTTGCAAAGAATGAAGGTAGCGGCCTTGATGCTTCTGATGCCGATATCCGCGAAAAAGAAGTCTTTGGATGCTATGGCGCCGTGATGAGTTTCCGCAAGGCGGCGGCGCAGGCGGTGGGCCAAATGGATGCGAGTTTCTTCTTGTTCTTTGAAGAAACGGAATGGTATTTCCGTCATAATTTGGCTGGGTTCAAAACCGTCTTTTGCCCAGAGGCTAGAGTTTATCATGAACGCTCGATGACAACGGTGCGCTATTCTCCGTTGAAATTATTTTATTCAGAACGTAATCGTTTGCGCTCGGCAATTCGGCTCTTGCCTTTTGTTGAAATTTTAAAACTTCCGGTTCGCGGTTTTGTGCGCTATTTGAATATGGCGAAGGGAGGCGTTCCTGGGCAATCTGGCGATGGGAAAAAACTTTCGAAAGTCGCAATTTGCAAGGCTCTTGCTGCGTCTTGGTTGCAGGCGATGCTTGCGTTTCCGAAGGAATGGGCTGTTCGAAAACAGTACGAACGCAAGTATGGGAACGTGACGGGAAAGGTTCGCGAACTCCTTGCTGCATATCCCTTGCAAGAGAAGTAG
- the mutL gene encoding DNA mismatch repair endonuclease MutL: MAEIHLLSDEIINKIAAGEVIERPASAVKELIENAIDAGATRIQVQIEQGGKKKIQVTDNGKGMGNADLELCFLRHTTSKLTSADDLFHLQTNGFRGEAVASIAAVSKLTITSATQDGESGRIVVKGGEVIEKEDIQASRGTTFLVEDLFYNTPVRRTFLGSETSECSRILDIVIKTAISHPEIRFDYKVGDRTVFTGVPGELRSRIAEAIGSKVAKGLLPVDYTEAGVHVSGYISPTTETNGKRNHQFLFMRNRPIENKMVSKAVSQAYEPYGAQCKPVTVLFLDMPDMEFDINVHPAKREVRFANGNLVFLVVTHAIRDTFTKDLEANSPFIDLSDEFMGKPTQSTSTQQAPFAQSSFAQPSTQPSFAQSSNAENDLSWESQPSAAAHTSAPSSFTQPSFAQPNFASTVPTSKPYSQPPKATSSLSDKKSKYNVSDDVQDLFSLPEYGKIISLEPDLTKPTPPRETPWAPPSFFQIANTYIAGEDSNGLLIIDQHAAHTRVLFEQAMESLQNNISQDSQELLFPELIDLSKQEKEIFRNVDEQLRKLGFFVEPFGGDTYQIRSIPSALPLSRAAKAVHDFLNDVDENDTKNDMVKFQEAIAKSWAKTNAYQAGDKLKPEEITALVSQLMITQDPLKSPFGSPTLMRLTLDELSKKFRH; the protein is encoded by the coding sequence ATGGCTGAAATTCACCTTTTATCCGATGAAATCATCAATAAAATTGCTGCTGGCGAGGTCATAGAACGTCCAGCATCGGCTGTCAAAGAGCTTATTGAGAACGCAATCGACGCCGGAGCAACCCGAATTCAAGTCCAAATCGAACAAGGTGGAAAGAAAAAAATCCAGGTCACTGACAATGGAAAAGGCATGGGAAATGCCGATCTGGAACTTTGTTTTTTGCGCCATACTACATCCAAACTAACAAGCGCAGATGACTTATTCCACCTCCAGACAAACGGTTTCCGTGGTGAAGCTGTCGCCTCTATCGCCGCAGTTTCTAAGCTGACAATTACAAGCGCCACGCAAGATGGCGAAAGCGGCCGCATTGTCGTCAAGGGCGGAGAAGTCATCGAAAAAGAAGATATCCAGGCAAGCCGCGGCACGACATTCCTCGTCGAAGACCTTTTTTATAACACGCCCGTGCGTCGCACATTCCTCGGTAGCGAAACATCGGAATGTTCTCGTATATTAGATATAGTCATCAAGACCGCCATTTCGCATCCGGAAATCCGCTTTGACTATAAAGTCGGCGATAGAACCGTTTTCACAGGCGTTCCAGGCGAGCTCCGCAGCCGCATTGCCGAAGCCATCGGCTCCAAAGTCGCCAAAGGCTTATTGCCCGTCGATTACACCGAAGCGGGCGTCCATGTTTCGGGCTACATTTCCCCGACAACAGAGACAAACGGTAAACGCAATCACCAATTTTTATTCATGCGAAACCGCCCCATCGAAAACAAGATGGTAAGCAAGGCGGTCTCGCAAGCTTACGAGCCGTACGGAGCGCAGTGCAAGCCCGTTACCGTGTTGTTCCTCGACATGCCCGACATGGAATTCGATATTAACGTACACCCGGCCAAACGCGAAGTCCGATTCGCAAACGGCAACTTGGTATTCCTCGTCGTGACGCATGCTATCCGCGATACATTCACCAAAGATTTAGAAGCGAACTCGCCATTCATCGACTTGAGCGATGAATTTATGGGAAAACCGACGCAGTCCACGTCAACACAGCAGGCGCCATTCGCACAGTCTAGTTTTGCGCAGCCATCAACGCAGCCTTCCTTTGCGCAATCGTCAAACGCAGAAAACGATTTGTCTTGGGAATCGCAACCGAGCGCCGCGGCACATACCTCCGCGCCATCCTCGTTTACACAACCAAGCTTTGCTCAGCCGAACTTCGCTAGCACAGTGCCTACAAGCAAGCCTTACTCACAACCGCCCAAAGCGACAAGTTCTCTTTCGGATAAAAAATCCAAGTACAACGTGAGCGACGACGTTCAGGACTTGTTTTCGCTCCCCGAGTACGGCAAGATTATTTCGCTGGAACCGGACCTCACGAAGCCCACGCCACCGCGCGAAACGCCTTGGGCGCCGCCATCATTCTTCCAAATTGCAAACACATACATTGCAGGAGAAGATTCCAACGGCCTCTTGATTATCGACCAGCACGCCGCCCACACGCGAGTGCTCTTTGAACAAGCGATGGAATCGCTCCAGAACAATATTTCTCAAGATAGCCAAGAGCTCTTGTTTCCGGAACTGATCGATCTCTCTAAGCAAGAAAAAGAAATTTTCCGAAACGTCGATGAACAACTCCGCAAGCTGGGATTTTTCGTCGAACCGTTTGGCGGCGACACGTACCAAATCCGCTCCATTCCGAGTGCGCTCCCGCTTTCGCGTGCGGCAAAAGCAGTTCACGACTTCTTGAACGATGTCGATGAAAACGATACCAAGAACGACATGGTCAAATTCCAAGAAGCCATTGCAAAATCTTGGGCCAAGACAAACGCTTACCAAGCCGGCGACAAACTCAAGCCCGAAGAAATTACAGCGCTTGTAAGTCAGTTGATGATTACGCAGGACCCGCTCAAGTCACCCTTCGGAAGTCCCACGCTCATGCGTTTAACGCTTGACGAACTGAGCAAGAAATTCAGACACTAG
- a CDS encoding LamG-like jellyroll fold domain-containing protein gives MKLKNLASAAAIASLGVFAGCSDSSTPSPVANGIDGNVNVIGGAVASNTNYNAARVKLSQYSHSVVNEWEMDTTAVAPDTVPGSVAAAFREGGNFAIEADVAVDSSDAYTVASAGIGGTGSAWLLQVDNGEVIFKWREKKDDEWTVLKADKDFRLGEWNDIRLEHVDSLSVLIVNGEIAGAYQHNVHLGNIQGDITFGYDRTESDRTNSDGRIAVIRIEHTFNIYVVPAESSGSEEVTEDSTLGDRPWIAAWEFKDAENVGRDFSGNGHTAVIGEGSVPAAGGVAKFDGKSGFSVPLTPDFKINDFVIESRFKPASSSRFNNILVSEPPGRYGDGWIFRLGYGKLYFNIRDEANGTGWSEFEIAPVPMNEWTVARVERLGDEISFFINDTLIKVVKFNGDVSDLTYNWGLGYDAMNQAIHERYFDGEIDYIRFGENLESAPVEVVPVDTTKADTVKKDVEEQKPEEQKPVEEKPVEEKPVEEVVDTAEVVEKPVSEVEGDWIAAWEFNDAENIGRDFTGNGHTAKIGEGAVVAIDGIAAFNGKSGFSVALANNININEFVVEARVKPAQFGTMQNIIVAEPPGRGVDGWQLRIDEGVLTVHLRDSQKDGDNWNIFPGKKMTLGEWSTVRVERSNDSLKVFQDGELTVSVAYTGDLTQMRYDWGLGYDAMNQAFHNRYFIGEMDYVRFGKFEGFSTADGVAPVEVKPLAAWEFNEPTYVGLDRMANNSTRNLVGAPKIADSTVILDGESGLQVALSPTFARNTFAVEARVKPTKFGGMQNIIVAEPPGCRGDGWIIRLDNGVLDAYFRDENTDGSTWNSLYGQKLALDEWTTIRVERSADSIKVFQNGELTVKAAAKGDVSQLGYNIGIGYDAMNQAIHDRFFVGEIDYIRYFE, from the coding sequence ATGAAATTAAAAAATTTAGCTTCCGCTGCAGCTATAGCTTCGTTAGGAGTGTTTGCTGGGTGCTCGGACTCGTCAACACCATCCCCTGTCGCAAATGGCATTGATGGTAATGTCAACGTGATTGGCGGGGCCGTAGCTTCAAATACGAACTATAATGCAGCGAGAGTTAAACTTTCCCAATATTCGCACTCTGTTGTGAATGAATGGGAAATGGATACCACGGCAGTTGCCCCGGATACCGTCCCTGGTTCTGTAGCAGCCGCTTTCCGAGAAGGAGGAAACTTCGCCATTGAGGCCGATGTTGCAGTCGATTCGTCCGATGCATATACCGTTGCATCTGCTGGTATCGGTGGAACGGGATCTGCTTGGCTGTTGCAGGTCGACAATGGCGAAGTCATTTTTAAATGGCGCGAAAAGAAGGACGATGAGTGGACTGTCCTCAAGGCCGATAAGGATTTTCGTTTAGGGGAATGGAACGATATCCGTTTGGAACATGTGGACTCTTTGAGTGTCCTTATTGTGAATGGCGAAATTGCTGGCGCCTATCAGCATAATGTGCATTTGGGAAATATCCAGGGTGACATTACTTTCGGTTATGACCGTACAGAATCTGATCGCACCAATAGCGATGGCCGTATTGCAGTCATCCGCATTGAACATACCTTTAATATTTATGTAGTTCCTGCTGAATCTTCTGGCAGCGAAGAAGTGACTGAAGATTCAACGCTCGGTGACCGTCCTTGGATTGCCGCTTGGGAATTCAAGGATGCCGAAAATGTCGGTCGCGATTTCTCTGGAAACGGCCATACTGCTGTTATTGGCGAAGGCTCTGTTCCTGCTGCCGGTGGCGTTGCCAAATTCGATGGCAAATCAGGCTTTAGCGTTCCCTTGACTCCGGATTTCAAGATTAACGATTTCGTGATCGAATCCCGCTTTAAACCGGCTAGCTCTTCTCGCTTCAATAACATCTTGGTTTCTGAACCTCCTGGACGTTATGGTGATGGCTGGATCTTCCGCCTTGGCTACGGCAAGCTGTATTTCAATATTCGTGATGAAGCCAATGGTACGGGTTGGTCTGAATTCGAAATCGCCCCTGTTCCGATGAATGAATGGACGGTTGCTCGTGTTGAACGCCTTGGTGACGAAATCAGCTTCTTTATCAATGATACTTTGATAAAAGTTGTTAAGTTTAACGGCGATGTAAGCGACTTGACTTATAACTGGGGCCTTGGCTATGATGCTATGAACCAGGCTATTCATGAACGTTACTTTGATGGTGAAATTGACTACATCCGCTTTGGCGAAAATCTTGAAAGCGCTCCGGTTGAAGTTGTTCCTGTAGATACGACGAAGGCCGACACTGTAAAGAAGGATGTTGAAGAACAGAAGCCGGAAGAACAGAAACCGGTTGAAGAAAAACCTGTCGAAGAGAAGCCCGTTGAAGAAGTTGTCGATACGGCTGAGGTTGTCGAAAAGCCTGTTTCCGAAGTCGAAGGCGACTGGATTGCCGCTTGGGAATTCAATGATGCCGAAAATATCGGTCGCGATTTCACAGGAAATGGTCACACGGCAAAGATTGGTGAAGGTGCGGTTGTCGCTATTGACGGTATCGCAGCTTTCAACGGCAAGTCTGGATTCTCTGTGGCTCTTGCAAATAATATCAACATCAACGAATTTGTGGTCGAAGCCCGCGTAAAGCCGGCTCAGTTTGGCACCATGCAGAATATCATCGTGGCAGAACCTCCTGGAAGAGGCGTTGATGGCTGGCAGCTCCGCATTGATGAAGGTGTTTTGACGGTTCATCTCCGCGATTCTCAGAAGGACGGCGACAACTGGAACATTTTCCCGGGCAAGAAAATGACTCTCGGTGAATGGAGCACGGTTCGCGTTGAACGCAGCAATGATTCCCTCAAGGTTTTCCAAGATGGCGAACTTACGGTTTCTGTAGCTTATACAGGCGATTTGACCCAGATGCGCTATGATTGGGGCCTTGGCTATGATGCTATGAATCAGGCTTTCCACAACCGCTACTTCATTGGCGAAATGGACTACGTGCGCTTTGGCAAGTTTGAAGGTTTTTCCACTGCTGATGGTGTTGCTCCGGTCGAAGTGAAGCCGCTCGCTGCTTGGGAATTCAACGAACCGACCTATGTGGGACTTGATAGAATGGCAAACAATTCTACCCGCAATTTGGTGGGTGCTCCGAAGATTGCTGATTCTACTGTGATTCTCGATGGCGAATCTGGCTTGCAGGTGGCTCTTTCTCCGACGTTCGCTCGCAATACCTTTGCTGTTGAAGCTCGCGTAAAGCCGACAAAGTTTGGCGGAATGCAGAACATCATCGTGGCAGAACCTCCTGGATGCCGTGGCGATGGCTGGATTATCCGCCTCGATAATGGTGTTCTTGATGCTTATTTCCGTGACGAAAATACCGATGGCTCTACATGGAATTCTCTCTACGGCCAAAAGCTTGCTCTTGATGAATGGACCACGATTCGCGTAGAACGCAGTGCCGATTCTATCAAGGTGTTCCAGAATGGCGAATTGACGGTAAAGGCCGCTGCTAAGGGCGATGTGTCTCAGTTGGGCTATAACATCGGTATCGGTTATGATGCCATGAACCAGGCTATTCACGATCGTTTCTTTGTCGGTGAAATCGATTATATACGTTACTTCGAATAG
- a CDS encoding lipid-A-disaccharide synthase, whose amino-acid sequence MQNVNEENSPYILFCAGEDSGDMIGAEMVSTAVNLGFKVIGLGGPLMQEKGLHPLWDYNELPVSGVGDVVPKYFSLKNVFEVLSDAAESKKCLGIIAIDYPGFNMRLAALAKKWGKPMLYVAPPQVWAWKSKRASLFKQASNIRLAVFFDIEAYAYKRMGCDTIRLKHPITGWAFDRVEPKSDMLLLPGSRRTSALRNLPSFVKVAEKYRNICAEYNFGPLPDVAVVASREHLEVPLLVALEKLYNGRLPSWLKVVVAPKRLSDRMNFYSAYAAAITSFGTSTLEMACAAIPFAACVVPDFLTYAMGKLLVKSEYLSLPNAIFGCGVTPEFIIRHKMNDRMATAIVDALFQQDIGTVDEIAFRLRKILDVGKTSSELVSEFLAQFVKR is encoded by the coding sequence GTGCAAAACGTTAACGAAGAAAACTCTCCTTACATCCTCTTCTGCGCAGGAGAGGATTCCGGTGACATGATTGGCGCCGAGATGGTCTCGACGGCGGTCAATCTTGGCTTCAAGGTCATTGGTCTTGGTGGCCCGTTGATGCAGGAGAAAGGGCTTCATCCCTTGTGGGATTACAACGAACTCCCGGTGTCGGGCGTCGGCGATGTAGTCCCCAAATATTTCTCGTTAAAGAATGTTTTTGAAGTTTTGAGCGATGCGGCGGAATCGAAAAAGTGCCTGGGTATAATAGCTATTGATTATCCGGGTTTTAATATGCGGCTTGCGGCCCTTGCCAAAAAGTGGGGCAAACCCATGCTTTACGTGGCGCCTCCGCAAGTGTGGGCCTGGAAATCCAAGCGGGCGAGTTTGTTCAAGCAGGCTAGCAATATTCGTTTGGCCGTGTTCTTTGACATCGAAGCTTATGCGTACAAGCGAATGGGCTGCGATACGATTCGACTCAAGCACCCTATAACGGGCTGGGCGTTTGATCGTGTCGAGCCCAAGTCCGATATGTTACTTTTGCCGGGAAGCCGCCGTACAAGCGCTTTGCGCAATCTGCCGTCTTTTGTCAAGGTTGCCGAAAAATACCGCAATATATGCGCAGAATACAATTTTGGCCCGCTTCCAGATGTCGCGGTTGTTGCATCGCGTGAACATTTGGAAGTTCCGCTTTTGGTCGCTCTTGAAAAACTTTATAATGGGCGTTTACCGAGTTGGTTAAAGGTTGTGGTTGCGCCCAAACGTTTGAGTGACCGCATGAATTTCTATTCGGCATATGCGGCGGCGATTACCTCGTTTGGTACAAGTACGCTTGAAATGGCTTGTGCCGCGATTCCGTTTGCGGCATGCGTTGTACCGGACTTTTTGACTTATGCAATGGGAAAGCTGTTGGTCAAGTCCGAATATCTGTCGTTACCGAATGCCATCTTTGGCTGTGGCGTGACACCGGAATTTATTATTCGCCATAAGATGAACGATCGAATGGCTACAGCTATTGTCGATGCCTTGTTCCAGCAAGATATCGGAACCGTTGACGAAATAGCTTTCCGTCTCCGTAAAATTCTAGATGTCGGCAAGACCTCTAGTGAACTAGTGTCTGAATTTCTTGCTCAGTTCGTCAAGCGTTAA